In the Shewanella sp. OMA3-2 genome, one interval contains:
- a CDS encoding leucine-rich repeat-containing protein kinase family protein, with translation MHTLEQLESGELKGLSRVQIAAKLSEFPLAILSLADSLEILDLSNNQLSSLPDDFEKLTQLRIVFLSQNCFTELPEVLARCPKLEMIGFKANQISHVSEHALPSQTRWLILTDNQLSHLPQSMGRLTRLKKLALAGNQLTELPDSMANCRELELVRLSANQLSHLPDWLLNLPKLSWLAFAGNPFSHVDECLNNSVPMIDPEHLHFSAQIGQGASGIIYKAHWLNRPTTQAHLPDNVAVKIFKGAITSDGYPADELDCCLTTGEHVNLIPAIGQIHHGEQLGLVMALIPEGYQNLGLPPSLQTCTRDTFNDNAQFSVEAIVRIVKQMSDTMTHMHQQQVSHGDIYAHNIMIDNECKVLFGDFGAASNLANLPLQQRLKMHKIEVRALGCLIDDLLALITPENPQYSIPKHAELTALAKLCMQENVLQRPDFKMISAQLLS, from the coding sequence ATGCATACATTAGAACAGCTTGAATCAGGCGAATTGAAAGGGCTTTCTCGTGTGCAAATAGCGGCCAAACTCAGTGAGTTTCCTCTGGCGATATTGTCATTAGCTGACAGTTTAGAGATTTTAGATTTATCGAATAACCAATTATCAAGTCTACCTGATGACTTTGAAAAATTAACTCAGCTTCGCATCGTGTTTCTATCGCAAAACTGCTTTACTGAGTTACCTGAGGTATTAGCTCGTTGTCCTAAACTGGAAATGATTGGGTTTAAAGCCAATCAAATTAGCCATGTTAGTGAGCATGCTTTACCTAGCCAAACCCGGTGGTTGATATTAACCGATAATCAATTAAGCCATTTACCCCAGTCAATGGGGCGCTTAACTCGGCTTAAAAAACTTGCGCTAGCCGGTAACCAGTTAACCGAATTACCTGACTCTATGGCTAATTGCCGTGAACTTGAATTAGTGCGTTTATCCGCTAACCAACTGAGTCATTTACCCGATTGGTTGCTCAATTTACCCAAACTCAGTTGGCTTGCATTTGCAGGTAATCCTTTTAGCCATGTTGATGAATGTTTAAATAACAGTGTGCCAATGATAGACCCCGAACACTTGCATTTCAGTGCTCAAATTGGTCAAGGTGCATCGGGCATTATATATAAAGCCCATTGGCTTAATCGACCTACCACTCAAGCCCATTTACCCGACAATGTCGCAGTGAAGATTTTTAAAGGCGCCATTACCAGCGACGGCTACCCAGCAGATGAGCTGGATTGCTGTTTAACAACAGGCGAGCATGTAAATTTAATTCCCGCCATTGGTCAAATTCATCATGGTGAACAATTAGGCTTGGTGATGGCACTTATTCCTGAAGGTTATCAAAACTTAGGGCTGCCACCCTCATTGCAGACGTGTACCCGTGACACTTTTAATGACAATGCACAATTCTCTGTTGAAGCCATAGTGCGAATAGTTAAGCAAATGAGTGACACCATGACCCATATGCACCAGCAACAGGTTAGTCATGGCGATATCTACGCGCATAATATTATGATTGATAATGAGTGTAAGGTGTTATTTGGTGATTTTGGCGCAGCCTCTAACTTAGCTAACTTACCGTTACAACAACGCCTCAAAATGCATAAAATTGAAGTGCGTGCCTTAGGCTGTTTAATTGATGACTTGTTAGCGTTAATTACACCAGAAAATCCACAGTATTCAATACCAAAGCATGCTGAATTAACTGCTTTGGCGAAACTGTGTATGCAAGAGAATGTATTACAGCGTCCAGATTTTAAAATGATATCAGCACAGTTACTTAGTTGA
- a CDS encoding alkene reductase yields the protein MSANLFQPYALNNTLTLANKILMAPLTRCMADANLVPTQQIADYYARRADAGLIISEATIIRPDGQGYPNTPGLFSPEQIKGWQVVTDAVHANGGKIFAQLWHTGRVAHSHFFGGGDVLSASAIAIEGSVPRMRELTYQTPKAATKEDIAQLVKDYAQAAANAMDAGFDGVEIHGANGYLIDQFLHHDSNRRDDEYGQTPENMSRFALEVLDTIVARIGAERTGLRLSPGAYFNIAGDKRDREVFDYLLPQVAKRDIAFVHAGIFDDSMEFDYLDGRVSSYLRKVYPKTLVGVGSYTADTGAQAILNNQFDLLAIGRPFIANPDYVAKVRQGEAVVEYNDAMLAELI from the coding sequence ATGTCTGCCAATTTATTCCAGCCATATGCATTAAATAATACGTTAACCTTAGCCAATAAAATCTTAATGGCGCCATTAACGCGTTGCATGGCCGATGCTAACTTAGTGCCCACTCAGCAAATTGCTGACTATTACGCTCGTCGTGCAGACGCTGGGCTGATTATTAGTGAAGCCACTATTATTCGTCCAGATGGTCAAGGCTACCCCAATACACCTGGTTTATTTAGCCCTGAGCAAATTAAGGGATGGCAAGTGGTAACCGATGCGGTACATGCAAATGGAGGCAAAATATTTGCTCAACTGTGGCATACCGGTCGCGTTGCGCACTCACATTTTTTTGGTGGCGGCGATGTGTTATCTGCGTCAGCCATTGCGATTGAGGGCAGTGTACCAAGAATGCGCGAACTGACTTATCAAACGCCTAAAGCAGCGACTAAAGAAGATATTGCACAGTTAGTGAAAGATTATGCCCAAGCAGCAGCGAATGCGATGGATGCCGGTTTTGATGGTGTTGAGATTCATGGTGCTAATGGATACTTAATCGATCAATTTTTACACCATGACAGTAACCGTCGTGATGATGAATATGGCCAAACCCCTGAAAATATGTCTCGTTTTGCATTAGAAGTGCTTGATACGATTGTTGCGCGTATTGGTGCAGAACGTACCGGTCTGCGTTTATCGCCAGGTGCTTATTTCAATATAGCAGGCGACAAACGTGACCGTGAGGTATTTGACTATTTATTACCACAAGTGGCTAAGCGTGATATTGCTTTTGTTCATGCTGGGATATTTGACGACTCAATGGAGTTTGACTACCTCGATGGTCGAGTGTCTAGCTACTTACGTAAAGTGTATCCAAAAACCTTAGTGGGTGTTGGCAGTTATACTGCAGACACAGGCGCACAAGCTATTTTAAATAATCAATTTGATCTACTGGCCATTGGTCGTCCATTTATTGCCAACCCAGATTACGTGGCCAAAGTGCGCCAAGGTGAAGCGGTTGTTGAATATAACGACGCAATGCTAGCTGAACTTATCTAA
- a CDS encoding TIGR02922 family protein codes for MKSEAKQDTNSEQPSLATVTILFYEAPAGLEMHNMVLTDLPVSHTGRVMIPDSFRRGKSIIAVLDGECTILNALGERVFSQKTIG; via the coding sequence ATGAAATCTGAAGCAAAGCAAGATACAAATAGCGAACAACCGTCATTAGCCACGGTGACAATATTGTTTTATGAAGCACCAGCTGGGCTTGAAATGCATAATATGGTATTAACCGATTTACCGGTTAGCCACACAGGTAGGGTAATGATCCCTGATAGTTTTCGTCGCGGAAAATCGATTATTGCGGTGTTAGATGGCGAATGTACTATTTTGAATGCCTTGGGCGAGCGAGTCTTTTCACAAAAAACGATTGGCTAA
- a CDS encoding YebC/PmpR family DNA-binding transcriptional regulator, translating to MGRAYQNKKESMAKTAGQKTRIYSRYGKEIYICAKGGVDPDGNLALRSLIARAKKDQVPAHVIERAIEKARGGGGEDYDTARYEGFGPGGCMVIVDCLTDNGNRTFTQVRQAFVKNDAKLGGPGTVGHMFEHQAVFVFEGDDDEAILELLMMADVDVADVELEDGIISVFAPVSEFNNARTVLTEAFPDIDFKVENLAFVPQTMTEISGEDIESFDKFLAALDDCDDVQNVYHNAEINE from the coding sequence ATGGGCAGAGCATATCAAAATAAAAAAGAGTCCATGGCGAAAACCGCTGGCCAAAAGACACGAATTTACTCACGTTACGGTAAAGAAATTTACATTTGCGCTAAAGGCGGTGTTGACCCTGATGGCAATTTAGCACTACGTAGCTTAATTGCCCGCGCGAAGAAAGATCAAGTTCCGGCGCATGTTATTGAACGTGCTATTGAAAAAGCCCGTGGTGGTGGCGGTGAAGATTACGATACGGCTCGTTATGAAGGTTTTGGCCCTGGTGGTTGTATGGTTATTGTCGACTGCCTTACAGATAACGGTAACCGCACATTTACCCAAGTTCGCCAGGCGTTTGTTAAAAATGATGCCAAACTAGGTGGCCCAGGTACTGTTGGTCACATGTTCGAACATCAAGCGGTATTTGTGTTTGAAGGCGATGACGATGAAGCCATTTTAGAACTGCTTATGATGGCTGACGTTGACGTTGCCGACGTAGAACTAGAAGATGGCATTATCAGTGTATTTGCACCGGTATCAGAGTTTAACAATGCTCGTACAGTGTTAACTGAAGCTTTTCCTGACATTGATTTCAAAGTAGAAAATTTAGCGTTTGTACCACAAACCATGACAGAAATCAGCGGTGAAGATATCGAAAGTTTTGATAAGTTTTTAGCGGCATTAGATGATTGTGATGATGTACAAAACGTATATCACAATGCTGAGATTAACGAGTAA
- the hpf gene encoding ribosome hibernation-promoting factor, HPF/YfiA family, with the protein MKINLSGHHVDVTDTVKQHVEEKFAKLASHFPTLIALDIIIAKEHGEYDVEVSTNYEGTRIAAKGLDSVMYPAIASAAKKLDAALKHRKGHLKADLHAKPEVTAPEIAYEKVQEMDLR; encoded by the coding sequence ATGAAAATAAATCTTTCTGGTCACCATGTAGATGTTACTGACACTGTCAAACAACATGTAGAAGAAAAGTTCGCTAAGCTTGCTAGCCATTTTCCTACTCTAATTGCACTAGACATTATCATTGCCAAAGAACACGGCGAATATGATGTAGAAGTTAGTACTAATTATGAAGGTACTCGTATCGCGGCTAAAGGCCTTGATTCCGTAATGTACCCAGCTATTGCAAGTGCAGCTAAAAAATTAGACGCAGCACTTAAGCACCGTAAAGGTCATTTAAAAGCAGATCTGCATGCAAAGCCTGAAGTGACCGCGCCAGAAATTGCTTATGAAAAAGTACAAGAGATGGATTTACGTTAA
- a CDS encoding DsbA family oxidoreductase translates to MSLKTLQIDIVSDVMCPWCIVGYKRLQQALTAFADTQVQITWHPFELNPNMGKQGQHLGEHLAKKYGSTPQQSQQNRANLTAIGKTLDIEFNFTDQSRIYNTFNAHQLLQWAKLFNKQTELKLALFDGYFTQQQNPDDIRVLLDIVDSVGLDRVEAEQVLASQQFSESVRQEQALWQSRGISAVPAIVLNQKYLISGAQSADYLIEAIKQSVKPD, encoded by the coding sequence ATGTCACTCAAAACCCTGCAAATAGATATTGTCTCAGATGTTATGTGCCCATGGTGTATTGTTGGCTATAAGCGACTTCAACAAGCCTTAACCGCTTTTGCTGATACCCAGGTGCAAATCACTTGGCACCCGTTTGAATTAAATCCCAATATGGGCAAACAAGGACAGCACCTTGGTGAGCATTTAGCTAAAAAATACGGTTCTACACCGCAGCAAAGTCAGCAGAATCGAGCCAATTTAACGGCTATCGGTAAAACGCTAGATATTGAGTTTAACTTCACCGACCAATCGCGTATTTACAATACCTTTAATGCCCACCAGCTGCTTCAATGGGCAAAGTTATTCAATAAACAAACTGAGCTTAAGCTCGCCTTATTTGATGGCTATTTTACCCAGCAGCAAAACCCTGATGACATTAGGGTATTATTAGATATTGTCGACAGCGTGGGATTAGACCGAGTAGAAGCGGAGCAAGTACTGGCTTCTCAACAATTTTCCGAGTCAGTTAGACAAGAGCAAGCTTTATGGCAAAGCAGAGGCATAAGCGCTGTGCCAGCGATTGTATTGAATCAAAAGTATTTGATTTCCGGTGCACAAAGTGCAGATTACCTCATTGAAGCCATTAAACAGTCAGTAAAACCAGATTAG
- a CDS encoding TonB-dependent receptor, with translation MLKSKPSVLSLALAAAGMSVMFMSYGANAADIKPIVQPEAVKADVISDEPTDNTLTENDQEIERIAVKGYSRSLIDSLNSKRFSDTVSEQLSADDLGALPDVSMADALTRLPGISAVRTGGQAAEINIRGMSGGFVFSTLNGREQVSTSGSRSIEFDQYPSELISSAAVYKSPKASLIEGGVAGTVELQTISPLSIDKDHSFVVNARGMHNDRASEVFGAEEYGSRLSFSYQGKFLEDTVGIAVGYARLDQPSVATQFIGLAYNDSKEIDGLANDTNGPVDNPSYEYISEGFEMQHLGGVETRNGYMGAIEWAPVDNFVLKADAFMSRFDSESFARGFRAKLGGRNASVANPVLDGNSVIGGTFNRTSKSYTRVEIVNDDNQDFDEVNNYGINADWQVTDRLNVNLDVSLSSAKSDFRNGLLWANVAQDANAETPIFDENVSISYLLNGLNLPDVGFNQADAFSDVDRVMVSKYGIYPFLNEDEVKAYRVDFKYDLEMDVITSVEFGARYSDRNYSNDRSVFEYGNDGAFSKSQPPLKLTDDMTTVVDWQGDFSYFPSYLAIDLDSALNAWFPNGVPQPVQTWGNAGGVIDPQGYTTNYSWTMLQSGEVYEEVLSAYVMANIDTELAGIPVTGNFGVRMVDTDQSATMLQNVEGDVNLGAQNIADSIGIINQNYAPTVQGISYTDYLPSLNLNFKVADDMQIRVAAAKVMSRPPINRLAGDISASVSDDGKINGSSTNNPFLMPFYADQYDLSFEQYFDEGAFVAAIFYKNIDSFIDTVAIENFDFKGNGFNVPEYIIDEVSGEQIATTNGTYTTAVNNAEGGYIRGLELAYTQVFASLPDAWSGLGFNASYSYTESEVQSITNLGGDTSAQDLPGLSNNVVSATLFYSYEGFETRVSARFRDEFVSEQVAINEQVVNFDGETVIDYQASYQVTDSLGVLFQVNNLTDEPTRSYFGTENKTGTLQYFGREFYMGFTYAM, from the coding sequence ATGCTTAAAAGTAAACCCAGTGTTTTATCATTGGCGTTAGCGGCAGCGGGTATGAGTGTGATGTTCATGTCTTATGGCGCTAATGCAGCAGATATAAAGCCAATTGTGCAACCAGAAGCAGTCAAAGCCGATGTGATTAGTGATGAGCCTACTGACAATACACTTACTGAAAATGATCAAGAGATCGAACGTATAGCGGTTAAAGGTTACAGCCGTAGCTTGATAGATTCACTTAACTCGAAACGATTTAGTGATACCGTATCAGAGCAGTTATCAGCGGATGACTTGGGCGCTTTACCCGATGTATCAATGGCTGACGCATTAACGCGTTTACCAGGGATATCAGCGGTTAGAACCGGTGGCCAGGCTGCTGAAATTAATATTCGCGGAATGTCTGGCGGCTTTGTATTTTCGACACTTAATGGCCGTGAACAAGTCTCTACTAGTGGCTCACGCAGTATTGAGTTTGATCAGTATCCATCAGAGCTTATTAGCTCTGCTGCGGTTTATAAATCCCCTAAAGCCTCACTCATTGAAGGCGGCGTAGCCGGTACGGTTGAGCTGCAAACCATTAGCCCTTTAAGTATAGATAAAGACCATAGTTTTGTCGTCAACGCCCGTGGTATGCATAATGATCGCGCCAGTGAAGTGTTTGGTGCAGAAGAGTACGGTAGCCGCTTAAGTTTTTCATATCAAGGCAAGTTTTTAGAAGACACAGTCGGTATTGCGGTCGGTTATGCTCGTTTAGATCAGCCCAGCGTAGCAACCCAGTTTATTGGTTTAGCTTATAACGACTCTAAAGAAATAGACGGCCTAGCAAACGACACCAATGGTCCGGTTGATAACCCAAGCTATGAATATATTAGTGAAGGTTTTGAAATGCAGCACCTAGGCGGCGTTGAAACCCGTAATGGTTATATGGGCGCCATTGAGTGGGCACCCGTTGATAACTTTGTGCTTAAAGCCGATGCGTTTATGTCTCGTTTTGACAGTGAATCATTTGCCCGCGGTTTTCGCGCCAAATTAGGTGGCCGTAATGCTAGCGTGGCGAACCCTGTACTTGACGGTAACAGCGTTATTGGTGGCACGTTCAACCGCACCTCAAAAAGCTATACCCGAGTAGAAATTGTTAACGATGACAACCAAGACTTCGATGAAGTAAACAACTATGGCATTAATGCCGATTGGCAAGTCACTGACCGATTAAATGTCAATCTAGATGTGTCGTTATCATCGGCTAAAAGTGATTTCCGCAACGGTTTGTTATGGGCCAATGTTGCCCAGGATGCCAATGCAGAAACTCCTATTTTTGATGAAAACGTGTCGATCAGTTATTTACTCAACGGCCTAAACCTGCCAGATGTTGGTTTTAATCAAGCTGATGCTTTTTCTGATGTTGACCGCGTGATGGTCAGCAAGTACGGGATTTATCCTTTTCTCAATGAAGATGAAGTAAAAGCTTATCGAGTTGACTTTAAATACGACTTAGAAATGGATGTGATTACCAGCGTTGAGTTTGGCGCACGTTATTCTGACCGTAATTACTCAAATGACCGCTCGGTATTTGAATACGGTAATGATGGCGCTTTTTCTAAATCTCAGCCGCCGTTAAAACTCACCGACGACATGACCACAGTGGTCGATTGGCAAGGCGACTTTAGTTACTTCCCGTCTTATCTCGCCATTGATTTAGATTCCGCTTTAAATGCCTGGTTTCCAAATGGTGTGCCGCAACCGGTACAAACCTGGGGTAATGCGGGGGGCGTTATTGACCCGCAAGGTTACACCACCAACTACTCATGGACCATGCTGCAAAGCGGCGAGGTGTATGAAGAAGTATTGTCGGCCTATGTGATGGCCAATATTGATACTGAATTAGCGGGTATTCCTGTTACCGGTAACTTTGGTGTGCGTATGGTTGATACCGACCAGTCAGCCACCATGCTGCAAAACGTTGAGGGTGATGTAAACCTAGGCGCGCAAAATATTGCTGACAGCATTGGCATTATTAACCAAAACTACGCGCCAACGGTGCAAGGTATTAGCTATACCGATTATCTGCCATCACTTAACTTAAACTTCAAAGTGGCAGACGACATGCAAATTCGGGTTGCCGCAGCAAAAGTTATGTCACGTCCACCGATTAATCGTTTAGCCGGTGATATTAGCGCATCAGTGTCCGATGACGGCAAAATTAATGGTTCAAGCACTAACAACCCGTTTTTAATGCCATTTTACGCTGATCAATACGACTTATCCTTTGAGCAGTATTTTGATGAAGGCGCATTTGTTGCCGCCATTTTCTATAAGAATATTGATTCATTTATCGATACTGTTGCCATCGAAAACTTTGACTTTAAAGGTAATGGATTCAACGTACCTGAATATATTATTGATGAAGTCAGTGGTGAGCAAATTGCCACCACCAATGGCACCTACACCACAGCAGTAAACAATGCTGAGGGCGGGTATATTCGAGGTTTAGAGCTGGCTTATACCCAAGTGTTTGCCTCGCTGCCTGATGCTTGGTCTGGATTAGGTTTTAACGCCAGTTATTCCTACACCGAATCTGAAGTGCAATCAATCACCAACCTTGGTGGCGATACAAGCGCGCAAGATTTGCCCGGTTTGTCTAATAACGTGGTCAGTGCCACTTTGTTCTATTCCTATGAAGGTTTTGAAACCCGCGTAAGTGCGCGTTTCCGTGATGAGTTTGTTTCAGAGCAGGTCGCCATTAACGAGCAAGTGGTTAACTTTGACGGCGAAACCGTGATTGATTACCAAGCATCGTACCAAGTCACTGACAGCCTAGGGGTGTTGTTTCAAGTGAACAACTTAACTGACGAGCCGACCAGAAGTTACTTCGGCACCGAAAACAAAACCGGCACCTTGCAATACTTTGGCCGCGAATTCTATATGGGGTTCACGTATGCGATGTAA
- a CDS encoding OsmC family protein translates to MGFKVTVDWHSSPAQEGEFNRDHQVNYGSGQMVQASSAPEYKGNADKVNPEESLLAALSSCHMLTFLAIAHLKRLPVSTYSDNAIADLGKNDTGKIAVVKMTLNPEVVFAEGVEVSEETISKIHEKAHANCFIANSLACEVEIKH, encoded by the coding sequence ATGGGTTTTAAAGTCACTGTGGATTGGCACTCTTCGCCAGCACAAGAGGGTGAATTTAATCGTGATCACCAAGTCAATTATGGCAGTGGTCAAATGGTTCAAGCGTCGTCAGCGCCAGAATATAAAGGCAATGCCGATAAAGTGAATCCAGAGGAAAGCTTATTGGCGGCGTTGTCTTCTTGCCATATGCTCACTTTTCTGGCTATTGCGCACCTTAAACGTTTACCCGTTAGTACCTATAGCGATAATGCTATTGCAGATTTAGGCAAAAATGATACGGGTAAAATTGCTGTGGTAAAAATGACCTTAAACCCTGAAGTGGTATTTGCAGAAGGTGTTGAAGTTAGCGAAGAAACCATCTCCAAAATTCATGAAAAAGCCCACGCTAATTGCTTTATCGCTAACTCTTTAGCCTGTGAAGTTGAAATTAAGCACTAA
- a CDS encoding IS4 family transposase codes for MELSEALARTSINRLTEFSSLADVLEPDIIQSCLDSNGVATLRRRKLPMDAMVWAVIGMSLFRTESVRQLINKLDIVLPQEVDYVARSAVTQARKKLGSDVVRDIFHRSAATWHQRAEHPHWCGLNLFGVDGVVWRTPETKENSAAFARTANKSSESGYPQVRMVCMMELSSHLLVDSVFDSVAENEMNLAAKLIKSVPDNSLTLFDKGFYSLGLLHDWQAKGVNTHWLLPLKKGTQYETIRSLGKHDKLVRLSTTPQSRKKRPELPLTIEARLTTRQIKGKQVNILSSMLDVMAYPGAEIVDLYTHRWEIELGYREMKQYMLESRFTLRSNLPELINQELWGLLLAYNLIRYKMILMAKSLKNVFPNQLSFRDASSHIINQLTNMPLYAPGNVPRFILDIERNAKQFKLEGKRERSYPRCLKVSKNGYPVAKIKNAAHLK; via the coding sequence ATGGAACTTTCAGAAGCACTTGCTCGCACTTCAATTAACCGACTTACCGAATTTTCATCTCTTGCTGATGTCCTTGAACCCGATATTATTCAATCTTGTCTAGACTCCAATGGTGTTGCCACATTAAGACGTCGAAAACTACCCATGGACGCTATGGTTTGGGCTGTTATTGGAATGTCTTTATTTCGCACTGAATCCGTTCGTCAATTGATTAACAAGCTTGATATTGTGCTGCCACAAGAGGTTGATTATGTGGCGAGAAGTGCTGTCACACAGGCCAGAAAAAAGCTTGGCAGTGATGTGGTTCGCGATATATTTCATCGCTCAGCGGCCACATGGCATCAACGTGCTGAACATCCTCATTGGTGCGGTTTGAACCTCTTTGGCGTTGATGGCGTAGTCTGGAGAACGCCTGAAACGAAAGAGAATAGTGCAGCTTTTGCGCGCACAGCAAACAAATCAAGTGAGTCTGGTTACCCTCAAGTGCGCATGGTTTGTATGATGGAACTGAGTAGTCATTTACTGGTTGATAGCGTCTTTGACAGTGTGGCTGAAAATGAAATGAACTTAGCGGCTAAGCTTATCAAAAGTGTACCCGACAACAGCTTAACCTTGTTTGATAAAGGCTTTTACTCGCTAGGCTTATTACACGATTGGCAGGCTAAAGGCGTCAACACCCATTGGTTATTACCGTTAAAAAAAGGCACTCAATATGAAACAATCCGCAGTTTAGGTAAGCACGATAAGCTTGTCAGGTTAAGTACAACGCCTCAATCGAGAAAGAAACGCCCTGAATTACCATTAACAATAGAAGCCAGATTAACCACTCGTCAGATAAAAGGTAAACAGGTCAACATTCTGAGTTCAATGCTTGATGTTATGGCCTATCCGGGTGCAGAAATAGTTGATTTATATACACATCGCTGGGAGATAGAGCTGGGTTATCGAGAAATGAAACAATATATGTTAGAAAGTCGATTTACGCTGAGAAGCAATCTTCCAGAGTTAATAAATCAAGAGCTATGGGGACTATTATTAGCTTATAATTTAATACGTTATAAAATGATTTTAATGGCGAAATCGCTTAAAAATGTATTTCCAAATCAGCTGAGTTTTCGAGATGCTTCATCTCATATTATCAATCAACTCACTAATATGCCGTTATATGCACCAGGAAATGTTCCGAGGTTTATTTTAGATATAGAGAGAAATGCCAAGCAGTTTAAGTTGGAAGGAAAACGAGAAAGAAGTTATCCAAGGTGCTTAAAAGTCAGTAAAAATGGCTACCCAGTCGCAAAAATAAAAAATGCCGCTCACCTTAAGTGA